A segment of the Panicum hallii strain FIL2 chromosome 1, PHallii_v3.1, whole genome shotgun sequence genome:
TAAATCCTCCAGTTTGACCTTCGGTGGACTGTTAAGAAACCATAAACAGTGAAGATGTCGCTGCCTGCTGAGCTTTCCCGTGAGGAAAACGTTTACATGGCTAAGCTTGCAGAGCAGGCTGAGAGGTATGAAGAGATGGTTGAGTTCATGGAGAAGGTGGCTAAGGCAGTTGATTCTGAGGAGCTTACTGTGGAGGAGCGCAACCTTCTGTCAGTTGCTTACAAGAATGTCATTGGAGCCCGACGTGCCTCATGGCGAATCATATCCTCCATTGAGCAGAAGGAGGAGGGACGTGGCAATGAGGACCGTGTCACTCTTATCAAGGACTACCGTAGCAAGATAGAAGTTGAACTCACCAAGATATGTGATGGAATTCTCAAGCTCCTTGATTCCCACCTTGTCCCCTCATCCACGGCTCCAGAGTCCAAGGTCTTCTACCTCAAGATGAAGGGTGACTACTACAGGTATTACAATAGTGCTATTGGCATTTCAATTTTCCATAAATCCTATGTTGCTGGATTGCTGTATCATTTTGGTTGAATCTATGTGTAACAGGTACCTTGCGGAGTTTAAAACTGGATCTGAGAGGAAGGATGCAGCTGAGAACACCATGGTGGCATACAAAGCTGCTCAGGTTATTTTCCTCTCCTGCATTGCAGTCCTAATATTAATTTTTGTTGGCTGGGGCATAATGTTTTTCGTATGTCCAATTTATCATTCAGTATATTGTGTTGCTAATTCTTTTACTGCTAAATCTTTCAGGATATTGCCCTGGCAGAGTTGGCCCCCACTCATCCTATTAGGCTTGGGCTGGCGCTCAACTTCTCAGTATTTTATTATGAGATCCTCAACTCTCCTGACCGTGCTTGCAGTCTTGCTAAGCAGGTTTGATTTCTGGATCCACTACATAGCTGTGTACTGCTTCTCCTTGCAATCCTTATGAAAGTGTGGACTGAATGCGAGCTATGTGGAGTTATGAGCCTGATGATACTTTCCTAAGGATTGCAATCCTTATGAAAGTATGGACTGATGCATTGCACTAGTTTTGATTAAAGCTTATGAAATATTGTTTATATGTGAGCAACTAATGGTTTGTAGATCTGAATTAGCGATGAAGATAGGTGATAGGGCCTCATGATAAACTAAATAACATTTGTAACCACCAATTTCTAAAATTCTGCATTCCAGTTAAGATTTGCCATTGAGTGTGCCCTCTTTTTTACCCCCTTGATCTTTTTGAGAACTCAGCAGCTGTCCTTTTCCAATGTAGTAGAGCTTTATACTAGTCCTAAATATTCGTGGTTGCTTATTCTGCTTTAATTGTGCCAGGCTTTTGATGAGGCCATCTCAGAGCTGGATACCCTGAGCGAGGAATCCTACAAGGACAGCACTCTGATCATGCAGCTTCTGCGTGATAACTTGACCCTGTGGACCTCAGATATCTCGGTATCTCCTTCGTCCTAGCATATTTCCACTCACATCCTATTTTTTTTTCTGGGGTCATTCTATATATTCAACGTCTGTTTGCTTGGCTCTAGGAGGATGCCGCCGAAGAAATCAAGGAGGCTCCCAAGGGCGAGTCTGGAGATGGGCAGTAAAGATGATCCATATTCCCAGAAACTACATTTCAGTGTTCGGTCTCTTAGTGAATCTGTCATGTGCTCTGGGTTCTGGTTTCGTCCATATAGGTTGTATTGCTGCTTGTGATAGCTGGAAATTGCAGACTCCCATTTGTGCTGTGCTAGAAAGGCTTGCAATTACCTCGCTGCTTGGCAGGTGGTGTCAAGCTATACTTGGTTGAGGGAGCCTTTATTTATTCGAATCATTGGTGTTACTTTGCATTTGTAGGTTGAGTCTTCCTGTTGCTTGTCTCCATGTTCATCTTTTTTCTATTGTTGATTTTGATGTGTTTCCGTCAATGTGCATGCATGATGCTCTTGAACTCGAGTAGTTTTTTGCCATATGCTTGAGATGCTGGATGGATGTTGGGTGTGCCCTCAGGCCTTCGCAACGTCAACCACCTCCCCTGGCAGAGTTTATTAGCACGATTTTTCTCATTTGAAACCATTTAAAGGTAGTTTGGGACATTAGGGTCGACTAAGAGCATTTCTAGCATATTGCTCATCTCTCGTATCCTATATATTTCTCTCTATATTTCCTCTCCATTGCCATTGAGTGCTATAACAGATTACTCAATAGATACGCTGAATGAAGCAATTTTTCTATATTTGAGTAAGAGGGAGGTGTATTTTGATGATTATTAAAAAAATTTGTATTGGTAATGAAATTGGTAATCTGCGGGAGCATCTTCTGTTGCTAAATGgataatttttttatatattgAGAAGAGATATGAGTAATCCGTGGAAGATGCTGAAATGTCAGAGGCCAGAAGGTAAATTCAGATAAGCGTCGTAGTTCGTAACTGCGGCAAGTTGAGGGTGTGTTTAGTttagctgtgagctgtgaaaaagctgctgtgaattTTCTGCTGTATAAAAGTTGCTGTGAGCTGATAGCTGTGAAAAATCTGAAAGTCGTTTGGTTCACCCTGCGTTGAGAAAGCTGCTGTAATACCTTTGAAACCCTGATATACTATATTTATACTTAAAATAATCGCAGTATATAGATTATTCGGTTTACATGACTTGTCAGTGACTAATTTAAAGTTCAaataaaataactaaaataTGAGACATACCTCTATCCTACTTATTGACTAACCAAATCATCAGCTACCATCTCACGGATACTGTTTATGGTAACCTCGTTATGTTCCTCTACCTCATCACCTTgttgtgctgctgctgctgctgctgctgttgcatgTGCCGCTCGAGGCATGTACTCCTCATTTGCATCACATCTATCAAACTCTTTATCGCTCAAATGGctatcacgaatgaaattgtgcAATGCAATACAAGCTATGATGATTTTTGCTTGTTTTCGAGTTGAGAAACGTGGCATAGCTTTTAATATAAGCTATTTTTGCTTTAGAACTCCAAATGATCGCTCAATTACATTACGAAGGGACgagtgcaagtagttgaatatCTCGTACTTTCCTTGCGGTGGACGACCACGACGATGATGAAATTCCGGTAGATGGTACGTGCTCCCCTTGAACGGAGCAAGATATCCAATTTTGTTGGGATAGCCAGAGTCCACAAGATAATACTtatctgtaaaaaaatataattaATATTAATATAGAAAGTGTTATCTATAGAAGAAAATTTTCTCATACTTGTACCTTTTGGTGGGACAGGAAAGGAATCAAAATTTGACAATACATGATTAAGGATTCTTGTGTCATGTGCTGAACCCGGCCATCCGGCAACCGCAAATGTGAATCTCATATCAAAGTCACATATTGCAAGTATGTTCTGTGATGTATATCATGTCGACATGTGTGGTTAACAACCTCATCATTGGGAACTACGAGCTGGACATGAGAACCATCTATAGCACCAATAGCACCTTTGAAATGAGGCCAAAAACAATCTTCTCTGAGCTTTTCATGTTCCGTGCTAAATGTTGGATCCTTAGGTTTGATGTTTTCTTTCCCCAACTTACACAAACATTTGAGAACCTCATTGAACTTCATATAAACGGTCCATGTTGATCGTACAAACCTGTTCTCAGCTTGTGAAAATGATTGGGGACCTCCAACAATCCATAGAAATATTGCCAATGACTCTATTGATGTAACATTATGAGTG
Coding sequences within it:
- the LOC112882131 gene encoding 14-3-3-like protein GF14-E; translation: MSLPAELSREENVYMAKLAEQAERYEEMVEFMEKVAKAVDSEELTVEERNLLSVAYKNVIGARRASWRIISSIEQKEEGRGNEDRVTLIKDYRSKIEVELTKICDGILKLLDSHLVPSSTAPESKVFYLKMKGDYYRYLAEFKTGSERKDAAENTMVAYKAAQDIALAELAPTHPIRLGLALNFSVFYYEILNSPDRACSLAKQAFDEAISELDTLSEESYKDSTLIMQLLRDNLTLWTSDISEDAAEEIKEAPKGESGDGQ